AGCCCACAGAaccgccggcgccgtggcgacAGTGATGGCGACGCGATCAAGCGTATTGGCGCGCCGGCCATCTTGCCGCCGAGCCCCCAGGGCGTCGTgtatgcgccgctgccgacgtaccgcgcgccgcctgtgcTCTTCCGGCACGAGGGCGCCGaggtggcgcaggacgcgtCAGCGCCCGTGCTGCTCCACTATAGCTGCCCGCTgtgtggcgcggcgccgatgcaCAATGCGAGTGTCTTGGCGTCGGGCTATGCGTGTTGCTATGCATGTGCGACAGACTATGTCGACAAGTGGCACAGGTGTCCTGTGACGCATATGCCTTTGCCGGGTGGCGTGGAGCAGATCCGGCGGGTGCTCGTCTAGGGTGTACGTCGGAAAAAGTACAGGTACGCCATGTCGCTCAGGGCGGacacgctggacgacgtgccatgcatcggcgcgtgcacgaCCTTGTCGTCGTTGTAAAACACCCATCCTGTGtcgtcacgcacatgcgcgacaTAGTGGCCGCTGTGCACGGATGGCCCGCGGTGCGTGACGAAGCTCATGAGCTGGTACGTCGtgggcgagcgcgtgccgaggcgctgcgtcggtGTGGGCTCGGcggtgtcgtcgtcgccggGGTCGTCTGGGTTGTCAAACAGCCATGCGACGGCCGCTTCGACGTCGCCGTGCAGCCGGAGGGCCTTGCGGGACTGTGCGTGAGAAAAGCCCATGTCTTGGAGCGCTTGGAGTGGTGTCGCGCCCTCATCGACGCtggcgccatgctcgaggagcCAATGAGCGCTGGCCTCCAAGTCGCCCCCGGTGGCGTGCCACGCCTGCTGCACTTGCGCGTCGGCGAACCCGAGACTCGATAGCGTGGCCATAGCCTCAGGAtcgacggcgacgtggccTTCGTCAggcagcgcctcttcgtcgtcgcgctggcCGTGTCCGAGGTACGTGCTCATGTCCAGCGACTCGGTGAGCGGCACTTGGAAGCGCACGGGCATTTTTTGGGGCACCCAGTTCACGAGCTGGAAGCGCTGGGcttggacgacgagcacgtccggcagcgtcgcaaaGCGCGTCTGCTTCGTCGCTGTGACGgagcgcgcgcacgatggGCATGTATACTGGATTGTGTCGGGCGCGACGAGGGCGTCGAAGCTCTCGCGGAGCGACACGTCCTCGTAGTGGCcgtccgtgccgcgcaccgGCACAGGGAGTCCTacgccgacgtcgacggcctcTTCCGTGTACCGcacgcggcggcatgccgtgcACTGCAAGCGGTGCTCGAGGACGTACCCAAACACGCGCGTCGGATCGCCCTCGGGATGCGACTCGCGCCGCAGGACCGTGACGAGGTGCTGCAGAAACTCCTCGGCGTCCTGCTGCCGCATACTCGCAAACTCGGGATGCCCACGTCCGAGGCATGCCTTGAGCATCGCGGGGCGGatgccgcgcggcgcgtcgccttCCGCGTACCGCCCTGAGCCGAGTCCATCCGTgagcttgcgcagctggcaCTCGAGGTCCCACGGCGACGCACAGGCGCCCGCATCGTGGCCGTACCGCTCACGGAACGCCGGGATCGACCAGACGGCCTGGATGATGGAGGCGAGGTAGCAGCTGTTGCCGAGGTTCTGGATGCCCGTGTGGCCTGGGCCATACGCGgggcgcatggcatggccttcgtcgtcgaccATGCGAAAATCGAACTGGATGttctgctcgagctgcagctccGTGCTGCTCTTTTCCGTCTTGCTCAGCGTGGCGACaggcacgcccagcgcgcGCAAGTGCACGTCAAGCGCTGGATcgatgcgtgcgtcgtTGCATGCGTAGCAGTACACGTCGCCACTGCCCTCGGGCGTGATGGTGCCTTGCTTCACGCTGCAGGGATGCCCTGTCTGTTCATAGTGTGCGAGTGCGTGACTGTGCCCGGCGACGCCGCCAAACTGCGCGCGGCCACAGCCGAGGTGCCCGCATTGCAGGCACATCCACAAGTTCGACGTGAGCTCGCAGCGCGCACAcgacgcatcgccgccgagcgacggcgccgccaccgcgtCCTGCTCCAAAGCCTGAGTGTGCGCACACGGCACGATGTCCTCTTCCCATGCATGCACCTCGGCCTTGTGGGCGTGGGACGTCGCATGCACGATCGCCGTAGCGACGGCCTGGATGGGcgcaggcacgtcgcggaGCTCGCGGCCGTGCTTCGTGtcgcatgccatgcacacgatgcgccgctcatAGTCGTAccgctcgtcgtccggcACATCGACGACGGCTAGGCGCGTGATCGGCGCAGCGGGCttgggcgtgcgccgcagccaGAGCGCCAGTGCATGCCCCGTCTGCTCGCAGTGCCGGCCCGCATGCGCTTGGGCAAGGCACCCGGCGAGGAAGCAGTGCATGCACACAGCGACGCCGGTGGGCGTGTCCTGTGAGTCAAAGCACCACATGCACTCGTCCTTGCACACATCCTGCGAGGCCGAAGGAggctgcagcgacgcgctggCTACGTGGCCACACACGTCGtcgctcgctcggcgcttcatggcgcgtcgtggtAAGCAGTGGAGGCAAGTCTATTTAGCCTGCATGGTGGACGACCTCGCTGTGCGCCACGGTCCGTGGGCCGGAGCGAGTGAGCGTGTGtttgagctgctcgggcAGCGCGATTTCCTCGAGCACGCCCGGCTCGCCACTGGCGGCGGGCACGCTGACGTTGAGCGCACTGCTCTTGGCCGTGATCACGTCCGTCTGGAGGCCCTGCTCGGACAGGTACACTTGGCCACTGTCGCAGCTGTCGATCAGCACGGTCGGTGTGTAGCCCATGACCTGTGCGGCGAAGGAGTGGCAGTGCGTCACTTCGAGTGACGACACGAGCGAGTCGATCACGACGCTCGTCTTGGTGCAGGAGAGCATCGACACGGCATTGACCTTGCCGCGGATGTGAATCACGCAGTGGTCGCAGTCAAAGATGTGGACCGTGTGGCCAATGTCCGTGCCATCCacgacgatgtgcgcgtcgtgcgcaaagTGCTCGACGGCCCACTTGTTGCCGTCGAGGGCCTTGTGGGGCGCATGGCGCTTCGACGCCACAGGtgccgccgtcgaggcggacgcggcgggcgcagccggcgccgcctgtggCGCACGCAAGGCTGGGTTCTTGTGCGTCATCTCGCTCCTGTCGACCTTGCGCAGCGACCGCGTGATGCCCTCGCCCTGATTGATGTCTTGGAACACGgcgtccatgccgcccacgctcggcggcacaggcgcgggcgcagcaggcgcgggcggcgcaggtggcgcaggtggcgcaggtggcgcaggtggcgcaggtggcgcaggtggcgcgggtggcggtgccggcggtgccgaggcggacgaggccgaggctTTGCGGTACACACTTAGATCCTGACCATGCGCCTGCCACGCCAGACCCGTGCGGTGGTGCGCCATGACAtacgtgcgcatggcgtcgaGCACCGCGATGAACGAGCGCGCCCAGGCTACGTGGGCCTCGTCGGAGCCTTTGTACTCCTTGATGATGCGATTCGCATAGAACTGCGCGCTGTCCTTCATATCGCCGATGTACGGCCCGGGCGTCGGCTCGACGGCGACCCAGGCGAGGGCCGGCACGCCCTCACTGACGGTAGAAAAGTGGGAAAAGAGGGCCGTGTCGCCGCGGTGCGCATCGCGAAAGTCGACGACGCTCTTGACAGCAGCTTGGAGCGGCTCGAAGAACGCGGGCAGGGCGTCCTGCTCCGGCTTGCGGCACACGGTCGCCGCCTCGATCACATGCTGTACCTCGTCCATCGCACGTCGCaccagctcggcatgctcgcgcacgaggGGGCCGATCGCCGCACTCGCGTCCTCGTACGCACGGACGGCGGGCCCCACGTCGGCGGCCCACGCCTCCAgcgccggcgacgacgcagccgGCGCCACCGGCTCCGCCTCGGACTTCTCGCTCTTCTCCGGCTCACCCGTCTGCGCAATCACAATATCCTCGAGGCGCGAAgcggccgcctcgaggcgctgaaTGAGCGTCGTCAGATTCCCAATGCCAGACGACATGGTGGAAGTGGAGAACCTATGTCCTATGTGGCTAGGCCCGCATGACCCCGTGCACCGCCGAGGTgacggcatcgaggccctTGCCGACGCGCACCTTGAGATCGAGGAGggtgtgcagcgcgcggCAGATCTCCTCGTGCATCgcagcgcgctcgtcggccgtcgactcgagcgcctcttgcagctgcagctgcagggcCTTGACCCGCGTGTCGGCCTGCTGCAGGGCCATCGAGCTCGCATGCTCCATGCTGTTGACGAGATGCTCCTGCCGCATGTACTCGGCGCCTGACTCGTCCTCTTCCGCACTCGAAATGCGCCCCATCTCGTCAAtctgctcgcgcagcgaCTCGTGGCGCATCTCCAGGCtccgtgtgctgcgccgcgtgcgttccagacgctcaagaagctcgtcgacggcctCCTGGAGGGCCACACGCTCGTCCGAGAGCCGCCGGAACGAGTCGACCTCCGCAGCGCGCATCGTCTCGATCTTGGCTCGCACCGCCTCCATCGTCACACCCGGCGCCAGCATCGTCGTCGGGTGCGCCGGCACAAGCTCCAGCTCCGACAGCTCCACGCCGTTCGGCAGCGACAGAGGCAGCAggtggatgcgctgctgcccaGTGTGAAAGACCTGGAGCCGCTTCTCCACATCCGCTTGGCGCTTGCTCAGCGCCATTTCCAGGCTCCAGCACtgctccatcgcctcgCGGTTCTGGACACGGAGCTCCTCCAGCTGCCGCGCAAGCCACTCGCGCTCCGATACGAGCCGCTCAAACTCCTCCGACGACACGTCCTGCGTGTCGACAAGCTTctggcggcgctcacgTTCCTGCTGCTTGTCCCGCAGCTCGGACGAATACTCGTCCCATGCAGCGTGCAGCCGCTGGATCGTGCGTCGGCTCTTGTCCAGCTTCGGCACGAGCACCTCGTGGTGGTACTTGACAAACTTGGCGAGATCGCCTTGCAGCACTTGGTTCTCGTGCTCTTCGCGCTCCAGCGGCGACGGCTTGTCGGTCAGCGCTCGCAACTCAGCCTCCATCTCGTCCTTCTCCgcctcgagggcctggACGGacgccgcgagcgcctcgttctTGTGCTCAAAGCTGCGCGCCAGATCCGCGAGCTCATCAGGGTACGTGTCATAATTCTCCCAAAACTTTTCGTAGCACTTCCACAAGTACGGGAAAAacagcgcatgcagctcaTTTTCATCGTCCCGCCCCATCGGACCACTGCGCGAGGGCCCCACAGCCACGCCAAGGTGCACAATCCAGTCCAGTagcgcaaggcacgccgGCCAGTTCTGCTGGCTGCCCGCCGCAGTGAgcttcgtcttcgtcaGGTCGTCCACAAACGGGTACCGAATCTCCTTCATAAGCAGCATCACTTCCTCCTCAAACTTTTTGCCATCCGCCCCCATCTGGTAGTCAGGGTCCACGCACACCTGGTAAATATGCTTGAACATGTGGACGAACGCCGACTGCGTCGGCTCATGCACAAATTTGGAGGACCACCCCGCCATCGTAAAGCCCGTCTCCTCCAGGAACTGCGTCAGGTTCGCCTccatcgccgagcgcgcatTCTTGCTGCGCAGTCGACTATCCTTCAGCACCGGCATCGacagcggcggcacagcacCCGGCGCCAGCGATACGCGGCCCATCCCGACCGAACGCCGCTGCCCTGGCGCCAAACTCATCCGCGACCGCACGTCACCCCCACCCAgcgccacgctcgagcggcgcagcgccagaGACGGCCGGCTGCCACGAACACTCccagcaggcggcggcggcataGATCCCTtcgacgtgcgcggcggcaccGCACCCTTGTTGGTGTCAATCGACGCCAGCgtcatgcgccgctgcgacATGACAGTGCGGAAAAcagccacgcgccagcagcgGACGCGTATCCACACATGGGTCACGTGAACAGAAAGGAGCATGCGTCGTCATTACAGGGGATATACTACGGGGCTTAAAAGTCTTCCGAGAGGCTGAACGTGTGGTTGCTCTGGGCATTCGCGcagtcgtcgtcgtgcgccacaCCGGCCTTGGCATAGTCGcccacgcggcgctcgaaaAAGTTCGACTTGCCTTGCAGCGAAATATTCTCCATAAAGTCAAAGGGGTTCGTCGAGTGGTAGTGCTTCGGGCagcccagcgccaccagcaGGCGGTCCGCCACAAATTCAATGTACTGGCACATCAGGCGCGCATTCATACCAATGAGCGAGACGGGCAGGGCATCCGACAAAAAGTCCTGCTCAATGGCCACAGCCTCCGTGATAATGCGGTTCACCGTGTCGGGGTGCGAGCGCTTCTTCAGGTGGCTGAACAGCAGACACGCAAAGTCGGTGTGCAGACCCTCGTCACGCGAAATAAGCTCGTTCGAGAACGACAGACCGGGCATGAGACCACGCTTCTTGAGCCAGAAGATCGAGGCGAACGAGCCCGAGAAGAAGATGCCCTCTACGGCCGCAAAAGCCACAAGGCGCTCCGAGAACGAGGCACGCTTGTCCGAGATCCAGCGAAGCGCCCACTCGGCCTTCTTCTTCACAACAGGAATCGTCTCAATGGCGTTGAACAGGAaggcgcgctgctcgggCTCGCGGATGTACGTGTCAATCAGGAGCGAATACGTCTCCGAGTGGATGTTCTCAATCATGATCTGGAAACCGTAAAAGCAGCGAGCCTCGGTCGCCTGGACCTCGGTGCTGAAGCGCTCCACGAGATTCTCGTTCACAATACCATCCGACGCAGCGAAAAAGGCCAGCACATGGCTCACAAAGTGACGCTCACCGTCCGTCATGCGGTTGTCCCAGTCATTCAGGTCGTTCGACAGGTCAATCTCCTCGGCGGTCCAGAACGACGCCTCGGCCTTCTTGTACATCTGCCAGATCTCGTGGTAGCGAATCGGGAAGAGCACAAAACGGCCAGGGTCTTCCTTCAAAAGAggctcctcttcttccgGCAGGTCCACTTCACCAACAAACTTGCCGTACAGGTCATCGCTGGGCGACTCGgtctgcgcctcgtcctcctcctTGACGAGGTGCTTCGGCGCCTGCTTCGCCTTGGTGGGCGAGCTCATATCAATCTTGGCAAGGCCTGCGGCCATCTGTTTGGAAGGCGTAGCAGATACGGTGGACATGCCCAAATGGAAAGGGGGTGGGACAGAGAGCGCcagaaaaaaaaaggccGCGCTTTATGTGGCGAaactcggcgagcgcgtccGTGGCGTTCATTTGATCTGGCGACCGCGCTCCCCGttcgccacgcaccgcgACAAAAAAAGAAATTCCACATTTGCACCTGCTAGGGTTTTTGTAGCCAACCGATTTTCTAGCTCGTATGCGCGTCTCTGACGCGCTTTGAATGCGCGTTCCTTGTCGTGATCAAACGCATCGGCCGTGTCAATGCGTGCAATCGCATCGATGGAGGGTCGTCGTGCATAGATAGAATCAACGTTCTACGCCTGGACTACGTAAAAACacgccacctgcgccaccgtcgtcgtgggccgCGGCCAACATACCGGCAGACAACGCCACAGAGCGGTGCACTGAGCCCGTCCACACGTACTCAccacgcagcacgcgctcgatcgTGGCGTATGCTTCGGTCGTAGCATAAGGTATACCCGTGCGCGGGTCGCGATAACGAGCAGGTAGGCCTGTAATGACACACGTACTTTGCCGTGGACGGTACGGCCGGTTGCGTGATGGGACAAACGGCAGCCGGTCCCATGCACAGTGGTCGCCGAGCAGGTATCGAAACTCGTCGACCCACGTCGCCCCAGGCTCCAGGCCATGGAGTGAGAGAATCGTGCGAGCCGTCTTTTCCGTCGAAGAAGGGGTATCAGGGTCCGTAGAAGCGGCCGGTTCCAtcggcgcatgcgatggGGCTAGGGGAGGGTGGGTCTCTTGAGCTGACTCGTTCGGCTCGCTGCATGCTAGACTCGGCGGCTGAACGGCCTCGCAAGACTCGATAGGAGCCTCGGTGTGAGGTTCGGCGGCCTCGTTCGGCGTTTCGCGAGATTCACTCAGGGTCTCGCTGCGAGGCTCGGCAACCTCGATCGGCGCTTCGCGAGATTCACTCAGGGCCTCGCTGTGACGTTCGGTGGCCTCGTTCGGCGCTTCGCGTGACTCGATAGGAGCCTCGCTGTGACGTTCGGTGGCCTCGTTCGGCGCTTCGCTGTGAGGCTCGGCAACTTCGttgggcgcctcgcgaGATTCGTTCGGCGCTTCGGTACGAGGTTCGGCGGCCCCGCTATCAGGTTCAGGGCCCGCTTCCTCAGTTGGTAGAGGTGTCGTTCTCTCGGGTATCTCCCTCGCGGCCTGTGCCTCAGTCCTTTGGGGGAATGCATTCTCGCGTTCCTCCGACGGTGGCTCCTTTTTCGCCTT
Above is a window of Malassezia restricta chromosome IX, complete sequence DNA encoding:
- a CDS encoding adenylyl cyclase-associated protein, with the protein product MSSGIGNLTTLIQRLEAAASRLEDIVIAQTGEPEKSEKSEAEPVAPAASSPALEAWAADVGPAVRAYEDASAAIGPLVREHAELVRRAMDEVQHVIEAATVCRKPEQDALPAFFEPLQAAVKSVVDFRDAHRGDTALFSHFSTVSEGVPALAWVAVEPTPGPYIGDMKDSAQFYANRIIKEYKGSDEAHVAWARSFIAVLDAMRTYVMAHHRTGLAWQAHGQDLSVYRKASASSASAPPAPPPAPPAPPAPPAPPAPPAPPAPPAPAAPAPVPPSVGGMDAVFQDINQGEGITRSLRKVDRSEMTHKNPALRAPQAAPAAPAASASTAAPVASKRHAPHKALDGNKWAVEHFAHDAHIVVDGTDIGHTVHIFDCDHCVIHIRGKVNAVSMLSCTKTSVVIDSLVSSLEVTHCHSFAAQVMGYTPTVLIDSCDSGQVYLSEQGLQTDVITAKSSALNVSVPAASGEPGVLEEIALPEQLKHTLTRSGPRTVAHSEVVHHAG
- a CDS encoding ubiquitin carboxyl-terminal hydrolase 5/13, with protein sequence MKRRASDDVCGHVASASLQPPSASQDVCKDECMWCFDSQDTPTGVAVCMHCFLAGCLAQAHAGRHCEQTGHALALWLRRTPKPAAPITRLAVVDVPDDERYDYERRIVCMACDTKHGRELRDVPAPIQAVATAIVHATSHAHKAEVHAWEEDIVPCAHTQALEQDAVAAPSLGGDASCARCELTSNLWMCLQCGHLGCGRAQFGGVAGHSHALAHYEQTGHPCSVKQGTITPEGSGDVYCYACNDARIDPALDVHLRALGVPVATLSKTEKSSTELQLEQNIQFDFRMVDDEGHAMRPAYGPGHTGIQNLGNSCYLASIIQAVWSIPAFRERYGHDAGACASPWDLECQLRKLTDGLGSGRYAEGDAPRGIRPAMLKACLGRGHPEFASMRQQDAEEFLQHLVTVLRRESHPEGDPTRVFGYVLEHRLQCTACRRVRYTEEAVDVGVGLPVPVRGTDGHYEDVSLRESFDALVAPDTIQYTCPSCARSVTATKQTRFATLPDVLVVQAQRFQLVNWVPQKMPVRFQVPLTESLDMSTYLGHGQRDDEEALPDEGHVAVDPEAMATLSSLGFADAQVQQAWHATGGDLEASAHWLLEHGASVDEGATPLQALQDMGFSHAQSRKALRLHGDVEAAVAWLFDNPDDPGDDDTAEPTPTQRLGTRSPTTYQLMSFVTHRGPSVHSGHYVAHVRDDTGWVFYNDDKVVHAPMHGTSSSVSALSDMAYLYFFRRTP
- a CDS encoding ribonucleoside-diphosphate reductase subunit M2 — translated: MAAGLAKIDMSSPTKAKQAPKHLVKEEDEAQTESPSDDLYGKFVGEVDLPEEEEPLLKEDPGRFVLFPIRYHEIWQMYKKAEASFWTAEEIDLSNDLNDWDNRMTDGERHFVSHVLAFFAASDGIVNENLVERFSTEVQATEARCFYGFQIMIENIHSETYSLLIDTYIREPEQRAFLFNAIETIPVVKKKAEWALRWISDKRASFSERLVAFAAVEGIFFSGSFASIFWLKKRGLMPGLSFSNELISRDEGLHTDFACLLFSHLKKRSHPDTVNRIITEAVAIEQDFLSDALPVSLIGMNARLMCQYIEFVADRLLVALGCPKHYHSTNPFDFMENISLQGKSNFFERRVGDYAKAGVAHDDDCANAQSNHTFSLSEDF
- a CDS encoding YL1 nuclear protein, coding for MLVQERARRSNAGNRMQELLARGEFEADDMFLEAENDVEFEAREEEPDIVDSDFDGNSTEEESDEDVEAEESIAREEKRQRKAAKPVVRTLAQPKGPSAPAPARPRAPRTMPSVVPPGGVRSSSRRSTVENKMATQTKLQEAEARRASVRARPAKRVKHLTQDALIREALEMEEENTQSLLHYLEQEEERKARQRQAGKKHMSGPFVRWISVGLDQNIFNSIEVRDAKAKKEPPSEERENAFPQRTEAQAAREIPERTTPLPTEEAGPEPDSGAAEPRTEAPNESREAPNEVAEPHSEAPNEATERHSEAPIESREAPNEATERHSEALSESREAPIEVAEPRSETLSESRETPNEAAEPHTEAPIESCEAVQPPSLACSEPNESAQETHPPLAPSHAPMEPAASTDPDTPSSTEKTARTILSLHGLEPGATWVDEFRYLLGDHCAWDRLPFVPSRNRPYRPRQSTCVITGLPARYRDPRTGIPYATTEAYATIERVLRGEYVWTGSVHRSVALSAGMLAAAHDDGGAGGVFLRSPGVER
- a CDS encoding kinetochore protein NDC80, whose protein sequence is MSQRRMTLASIDTNKGAVPPRTSKGSMPPPPAGSVRGSRPSLALRRSSVALGGGDVRSRMSLAPGQRRSVGMGRVSLAPGAVPPLSMPVLKDSRLRSKNARSAMEANLTQFLEETGFTMAGWSSKFVHEPTQSAFVHMFKHIYQVCVDPDYQMGADGKKFEEEVMLLMKEIRYPFVDDLTKTKLTAAGSQQNWPACLALLDWIVHLGVAVGPSRSGPMGRDDENELHALFFPYLWKCYEKFWENYDTYPDELADLARSFEHKNEALAASVQALEAEKDEMEAELRALTDKPSPLEREEHENQVLQGDLAKFVKYHHEVLVPKLDKSRRTIQRLHAAWDEYSSELRDKQQERERRQKLVDTQDVSSEEFERLVSEREWLARQLEELRVQNREAMEQCWSLEMALSKRQADVEKRLQVFHTGQQRIHLLPLSLPNGVELSELELVPAHPTTMLAPGVTMEAVRAKIETMRAAEVDSFRRLSDERVALQEAVDELLERLERTRRSTRSLEMRHESLREQIDEMGRISSAEEDESGAEYMRQEHLVNSMEHASSMALQQADTRVKALQLQLQEALESTADERAAMHEEICRALHTLLDLKVRVGKGLDAVTSAVHGVMRA